From Brochothrix thermosphacta DSM 20171 = FSL F6-1036, a single genomic window includes:
- the nadE gene encoding ammonia-dependent NAD(+) synthetase, which produces MSLQTKIIAEMGVKPTINAEEEIRVSVDFLKAYLVKHSFLKTLVIAVSGGQDSTLAGRIAQIAVSELREETQADVHLLAVRLPYGVQLDEADAQDALAFIGADELFTVNIKASVDATQAALAEAGVVLTDFVKGNIKARERMVTQYGIAGARAGAVIGTDHAAEAITGFYTKYGDGGTDINPLFRLNKRQGRQLLEALGAPEHLYTKIPTADLEEDRPALSDEVALGVTYDEIDDYLEGKTVSAEAETKIESWYLKSEHKRHLPITVFDDFWKK; this is translated from the coding sequence ATGAGTTTACAAACGAAAATTATTGCTGAAATGGGTGTCAAACCAACGATTAATGCTGAGGAAGAAATTCGTGTGAGCGTTGATTTTCTAAAAGCCTATCTAGTGAAACATTCATTTCTTAAAACATTGGTTATCGCTGTTAGTGGTGGACAAGATTCAACATTAGCAGGACGTATCGCTCAAATAGCTGTTTCAGAATTACGTGAAGAAACCCAAGCCGATGTTCATCTACTTGCCGTGCGTTTACCGTATGGTGTGCAATTAGATGAAGCGGATGCCCAAGATGCTTTAGCCTTTATTGGCGCAGATGAACTGTTTACCGTCAACATTAAAGCTAGTGTTGATGCGACTCAAGCAGCATTAGCAGAAGCAGGTGTTGTTCTGACTGACTTTGTGAAAGGCAATATTAAGGCCAGAGAACGAATGGTGACACAATATGGTATCGCCGGTGCACGAGCAGGTGCCGTGATTGGAACGGATCATGCAGCAGAAGCGATTACAGGTTTTTATACAAAATATGGTGATGGTGGTACGGATATTAATCCGTTGTTCCGTTTAAATAAACGCCAAGGTCGCCAATTATTGGAAGCTTTAGGTGCACCAGAACATCTGTATACTAAAATACCAACAGCTGACTTAGAGGAAGATCGTCCGGCTTTATCTGATGAAGTAGCCTTAGGTGTTACTTACGATGAAATCGATGATTACCTCGAAGGAAAAACAGTGTCTGCAGAAGCAGAAACTAAGATTGAAAGCTGGTATTTGAAATCCGAACATAAACGTCACTTACCAATTACAGTATTTGATGACTTTTGGAAAAAATAA
- the guaA gene encoding glutamine-hydrolyzing GMP synthase, translating to MQDVEKIIVLDFGSQYNQLITRRIRDFGVYSELHEHTITLEEMKALNPTGIILSGGPNSVYDEDAFRCDERIFDMGIPVLGICYGMQLLSTHFGGRVEGATNREYGKASINVIDNAPLFKGLPSEQVVWMSHGDKVVEAPAGFEITATSPSCPITAIADESRRIYAVQFHPEVRHSVHGNELLRQFAVDICGCKGDWTMENFVDSQIASIREKVGDKKVLLALSGGVDSSVVGVLIHRAIGDQLTCIFVDHGLLRKDEGTQVMETLYGDFHMNIIKVDAQERFLSKLKGVSDPEQKRKIIGNEFIYVFDDEATKLNGVEFLAQGTLYTDVIESGTATAQTIKSHHNVGGLPEDMQFELIEPLNTLFKDEVRALGIELGMPEKLVWRQPFPGPGLGIRVLGEVTEDKLEIVRESDAILREEIAKAGLDREIWQYFTALPNVLSVGVMGDERTYDHTIVVRAVTSIDGMTGDWARIPYEVLEVISQRIVNEVAHVNRVAYDITSKPPATIEWE from the coding sequence ATGCAAGACGTAGAAAAAATCATCGTATTAGACTTTGGTAGTCAATACAATCAACTAATCACACGTCGTATTCGTGATTTTGGCGTTTACAGTGAATTACATGAACACACAATCACGTTAGAAGAGATGAAAGCTTTAAATCCTACAGGTATTATTTTATCTGGTGGACCTAACAGTGTGTATGACGAAGATGCTTTCCGTTGTGATGAGCGTATATTCGATATGGGGATCCCTGTTTTAGGTATTTGTTATGGAATGCAATTATTAAGCACGCACTTTGGTGGCCGTGTTGAAGGCGCAACAAACCGTGAATACGGTAAAGCATCAATCAATGTGATTGATAATGCACCGCTTTTCAAAGGATTACCATCTGAGCAAGTTGTCTGGATGAGTCATGGGGATAAAGTTGTTGAAGCACCAGCTGGTTTTGAAATTACAGCAACAAGCCCATCATGCCCAATCACTGCAATTGCTGATGAATCTCGTCGTATTTACGCAGTTCAATTCCATCCAGAGGTACGTCATTCTGTACACGGAAATGAATTGTTACGTCAATTTGCAGTTGATATCTGTGGCTGTAAAGGCGACTGGACAATGGAAAACTTTGTTGATTCACAAATTGCAAGTATCCGCGAAAAAGTAGGCGACAAAAAAGTTTTACTTGCTTTAAGTGGTGGTGTTGATTCATCAGTTGTTGGTGTATTAATTCACCGTGCAATTGGCGATCAATTAACATGTATCTTTGTTGACCATGGTTTGTTACGTAAAGATGAAGGAACGCAAGTAATGGAAACATTATACGGCGACTTCCATATGAACATTATTAAAGTTGATGCGCAAGAGCGTTTCTTAAGTAAATTAAAAGGTGTTTCTGATCCTGAACAAAAACGTAAGATTATCGGTAACGAATTTATCTACGTGTTTGATGATGAAGCAACTAAATTAAATGGTGTTGAGTTCTTAGCACAAGGAACGTTATACACTGACGTTATTGAATCTGGAACAGCAACAGCTCAAACAATTAAATCACACCATAACGTTGGTGGGTTACCAGAAGATATGCAATTTGAATTGATTGAACCGTTAAACACGTTGTTCAAAGATGAAGTGCGTGCTTTAGGAATTGAATTGGGTATGCCTGAAAAATTAGTATGGCGTCAACCATTCCCAGGACCTGGTTTAGGTATTCGTGTTCTTGGTGAAGTAACTGAAGATAAACTTGAAATCGTACGTGAATCAGATGCGATTTTACGTGAAGAAATTGCAAAAGCCGGTCTTGACCGTGAAATTTGGCAATACTTTACAGCTCTACCAAACGTATTAAGCGTTGGTGTAATGGGCGACGAACGTACTTACGATCATACGATTGTGGTTCGTGCAGTAACATCTATCGACGGTATGACAGGTGACTGGGCACGTATTCCTTACGAAGTGTTGGAAGTTATCTCTCAACGTATCGTAAACGAAGTGGCTCACGTTAACCGTGTAGCCTATGATATTACATCTAAACCACCAGCAACAATTGAGTGGGAATAA
- a CDS encoding site-specific integrase: protein MPKIANVYQDKKNGKWYFVASLGFDEKGKRVQHWERGFPTQKEAKSAYDDYMNDYSKTAIKKNSSMSYQEFYTTYFETDYKRSVKKRTYDNRVSSMRIHFAYFYKIKLNEISPPMIKKWQNELSEKYSSAYIRNIYGLFQMSLDLAVKLGLLQKNVAKQVGNVKKNKKKVDFWTQSEFEKVIATFDTSDYYQNYSFMLIWLLFMTGLRFGEAQALEWDNDIDFENKTLRVNKSMYYKNAEEYYITEPKTTASNRVIAIDSDTIRYLKNWKMAQENCGGSKWILSYNGLPTNKSAPYHIIQRHSELAGVHRIKTHALRHSHASLLISLGENAIVIRDRLGHEDIKTTLGTYGHLYPNTNIEVANRLVSLINVETNEKAIKETKKFSGNQYIKKEGK from the coding sequence ATGCCTAAAATCGCAAATGTTTATCAAGATAAAAAAAATGGAAAATGGTACTTTGTAGCAAGTTTAGGTTTTGATGAAAAAGGCAAACGAGTCCAACATTGGGAACGTGGTTTCCCAACCCAAAAGGAAGCAAAATCTGCCTACGATGATTACATGAATGATTATTCTAAAACCGCTATTAAGAAGAATAGTTCAATGAGTTATCAAGAATTCTATACAACTTATTTTGAAACAGACTATAAACGTTCTGTTAAAAAGCGAACCTATGATAACCGAGTTTCTTCTATGAGAATCCATTTCGCCTATTTTTACAAAATAAAATTAAATGAAATCAGTCCACCTATGATAAAAAAGTGGCAAAATGAATTATCTGAAAAATATTCTAGTGCTTATATTAGAAATATTTATGGATTGTTTCAAATGAGTTTAGATTTAGCTGTGAAGTTAGGTTTGTTACAAAAAAACGTTGCAAAACAGGTAGGAAATGTAAAGAAAAATAAAAAGAAAGTTGATTTTTGGACTCAATCTGAATTTGAAAAAGTGATAGCTACCTTTGATACTTCTGATTACTACCAAAACTATTCATTCATGCTTATCTGGCTACTATTTATGACCGGGTTGCGTTTTGGTGAAGCTCAAGCATTAGAATGGGATAATGACATTGATTTTGAAAATAAAACCTTGCGTGTCAATAAATCTATGTACTATAAAAATGCTGAAGAGTATTACATTACTGAACCTAAAACAACTGCTAGTAATAGGGTAATTGCAATAGATAGTGATACGATAAGATATTTAAAGAATTGGAAAATGGCACAAGAAAATTGTGGTGGTTCAAAATGGATTCTTTCTTACAATGGATTGCCCACAAATAAGAGTGCACCCTATCACATTATTCAAAGGCACTCGGAGCTTGCAGGTGTTCATAGGATAAAAACACATGCTCTTCGTCATAGCCACGCTTCACTATTAATATCATTGGGAGAAAATGCTATTGTAATACGTGACAGGCTAGGTCATGAGGATATTAAAACAACTTTAGGAACATACGGACACCTCTATCCAAATACTAATATAGAAGTTGCTAATAGGCTTGTAAGCCTTATAAATGTCGAGACAAATGAAAAGGCAATAAAAGAAACAAAAAAATTTAGTGGAAACCAATATATCAAGAAAGAAGGAAAATAA
- a CDS encoding YecA family protein, with translation MNPYTTTPYVFGPYEPCPCESGEKYKFCCYVKSNNSSNSKKEYNAKRLYSESHKHFRDTDFKTCFGFDNNCDHGYISSHSLQNNGVLNLIADEGHVYMLDINYREHSLVPILEFRKIGKNQASTFDGFCKYHDEEYFKIIEDVPFEGTDEQNYWFAFRAHCFEAHRKYRLKKSYSSLFKKSPEATKNKQLSNNYRGNELSIIDMEVDYNRFKNIYETREYDKLESFVKVLPFKTAFTLTTAVAICVDIEGNPAADIYNYSESIYPIYLFICNSKRI, from the coding sequence ATGAACCCGTATACAACTACACCTTATGTATTTGGTCCCTACGAACCCTGCCCATGTGAAAGTGGGGAAAAATACAAATTTTGTTGTTACGTTAAAAGTAACAATAGCTCTAATAGTAAAAAAGAGTATAATGCCAAAAGACTATATTCAGAATCTCATAAGCATTTTAGAGATACCGATTTCAAAACGTGCTTTGGATTTGATAATAATTGTGATCATGGTTATATAAGTTCTCATTCTTTACAAAATAATGGTGTCTTAAATCTAATTGCCGATGAAGGACATGTTTATATGTTAGATATAAATTATCGAGAACATTCTTTAGTTCCTATACTAGAGTTTAGAAAGATTGGAAAAAATCAAGCAAGCACCTTCGACGGTTTTTGTAAGTATCATGACGAAGAATACTTCAAAATAATAGAGGATGTTCCCTTTGAGGGAACTGATGAACAAAATTATTGGTTCGCTTTTAGAGCACATTGTTTTGAAGCTCATAGAAAATACAGACTTAAAAAAAGTTATTCGTCTTTGTTTAAGAAATCACCTGAAGCCACAAAAAATAAGCAATTATCAAATAATTATAGAGGAAACGAATTAAGTATAATAGATATGGAAGTTGACTATAATCGATTTAAAAATATTTATGAAACTCGTGAATATGATAAATTAGAAAGTTTTGTTAAAGTTTTACCTTTTAAAACTGCTTTTACTTTAACAACTGCTGTTGCCATATGTGTTGATATAGAGGGGAATCCTGCCGCAGATATTTATAATTATAGTGAATCCATATATCCCATCTATTTATTTATCTGTAATTCCAAAAGAATCTGA
- a CDS encoding nicotinate phosphoribosyltransferase, whose translation MTTNYPDDSYSLHTDFYQINMMKVYWDDGIAEKKAVFEAYFRSMPFNAGFAVFAGLERVITYIQNLKFTESDIAYLRETTDYPEDFLTYLSEFKFKGKIRSMREGEIVFNNEPLFQVEAGLAECQLIETAVLNALNYQTLIATKASRIRYVAGPNASVMEFGTRRAQEFDAALWGTRSAYIGGFDSTSNVRAGKLFDIPVSGTHAHAMIQAYKDEYVAFTKYATSHKDCVFLVDTYDTLHSGIPNAIKVANEFGDKINFVGIRIDSGDLSFLSKKAREMLDDAGYPNAKIVASNDLDENMIMHLMAQNACIDVWGVGTKLITAYDQPSLGGVYKMVAIEDENGQYMDTIKLSSNSSKVTTPGRKNVFRIIDNQSKRSEGDYITLAEESMEGIETLTMFHPVHSYIQKDVSNFTAQELLQDIFIDGELVYQLPTVHEIKEFAKENKKVLWDEYRRISNPEEYPVDLSDKCWENRNENIKSVRDHVKETTSVHFDRPSL comes from the coding sequence ATGACAACTAATTATCCCGATGATAGCTATTCACTTCATACGGATTTTTATCAAATTAACATGATGAAAGTTTATTGGGACGATGGAATAGCAGAAAAAAAGGCGGTTTTTGAAGCATATTTTAGAAGTATGCCTTTTAACGCGGGCTTTGCAGTTTTTGCAGGTCTTGAACGGGTAATCACATATATCCAAAATTTAAAATTCACGGAATCAGATATCGCTTATTTACGCGAGACGACAGATTATCCTGAGGATTTTTTAACGTATCTTAGTGAATTTAAATTTAAAGGTAAAATTCGCAGCATGCGTGAAGGTGAAATTGTCTTTAATAATGAACCTCTTTTTCAAGTCGAAGCAGGGTTAGCAGAGTGTCAGCTGATTGAAACAGCAGTGCTAAACGCTTTGAATTATCAAACATTAATTGCTACAAAAGCATCGCGTATTCGTTATGTTGCAGGACCAAACGCATCAGTGATGGAATTTGGTACACGACGTGCCCAAGAGTTTGATGCAGCACTTTGGGGGACTCGTTCTGCGTATATTGGTGGTTTTGATTCAACCAGTAATGTCCGAGCAGGTAAATTGTTTGATATTCCTGTTTCAGGAACACATGCACATGCAATGATCCAAGCCTACAAAGATGAATATGTCGCGTTTACTAAATATGCGACAAGCCATAAAGACTGTGTGTTTTTAGTTGATACATACGATACGCTACATTCAGGTATTCCAAATGCAATTAAAGTAGCCAATGAATTTGGTGATAAAATTAATTTTGTGGGCATTCGTATTGATAGTGGTGATTTAAGTTTCTTATCTAAAAAAGCACGCGAAATGTTAGACGATGCCGGTTATCCAAATGCTAAAATTGTTGCATCTAACGATTTAGATGAGAACATGATTATGCATTTAATGGCACAAAATGCCTGTATAGATGTATGGGGCGTGGGCACGAAATTGATTACTGCTTATGATCAACCCTCTTTAGGTGGCGTGTATAAAATGGTCGCAATTGAAGATGAAAACGGTCAGTATATGGATACAATCAAGCTTTCAAGCAACAGCTCGAAAGTGACAACACCAGGTCGTAAAAATGTCTTCCGTATCATTGATAATCAAAGCAAACGTTCTGAAGGGGATTATATCACTCTTGCTGAGGAATCAATGGAGGGCATTGAAACATTAACAATGTTCCACCCGGTTCATTCATATATCCAAAAAGATGTATCTAACTTTACAGCGCAAGAATTGTTACAGGATATTTTTATTGACGGTGAGTTAGTGTATCAATTACCGACAGTACACGAAATTAAAGAATTCGCAAAAGAAAATAAAAAAGTATTATGGGACGAATACCGTCGTATTTCGAATCCAGAAGAATACCCGGTTGATTTAAGCGATAAATGCTGGGAAAATCGTAATGAAAACATCAAGAGTGTGCGTGATCATGTAAAAGAAACAACAAGCGTTCACTTTGATCGTCCAAGTTTATAA
- the mscL gene encoding large conductance mechanosensitive channel protein MscL: MWKEFKEFALKGNVLDLAVGVVIGGAFGLIVTSLVNDIIMPLVGIISGGVDVSKLSIMVGNANLAYGAFLQSIINFLIIAFSIFMFLKVANKLMRKREVEEEVVEEETKTELYLKEIAALLAEKKA, encoded by the coding sequence ATGTGGAAAGAATTTAAAGAATTTGCGCTTAAAGGCAACGTATTAGATTTAGCAGTCGGTGTTGTTATTGGGGGCGCTTTTGGTCTCATCGTCACATCATTAGTTAACGATATCATCATGCCATTAGTTGGAATTATTAGCGGAGGCGTTGATGTCTCTAAACTTTCAATCATGGTCGGAAACGCAAATCTAGCTTATGGTGCGTTTTTGCAATCTATTATTAACTTTTTAATTATCGCCTTCTCAATCTTTATGTTCCTAAAAGTTGCGAATAAATTGATGCGCAAACGTGAAGTGGAAGAAGAAGTTGTGGAAGAAGAAACAAAAACTGAGCTCTACTTAAAAGAAATTGCAGCATTATTAGCAGAAAAAAAAGCTTAA